From Zea mays cultivar B73 chromosome 3, Zm-B73-REFERENCE-NAM-5.0, whole genome shotgun sequence:
TCAGTGTAAAATGTGAACCAAAATAGCAGTAAATAGGGTACAAATTTTAGCGTGCATCATCAATCTATTTTGTAACAACGAATGGGGCCTAATTTACGGTGTGAAAATCGCACGCTCCGATCGTGCTCGGGTTCTAGCTCAGGTGGATTTAAGCGTAAAACGTGATACGAAACAGCGTAAATgaatacgaattttagcgtaaatcaacgATCTGTTTTGTAACGACGAATGTGGCACTTGCTTTTTAGTGGAAGCGTAAAATGCAACAAGAGGTATCGTAAAGTTTTGTTTGAAAATGTATAAATCACGATGGTCATAGAAGGCACTTGTTTTTGTGCACAGTATGCCATCGTGCACCTAGCGATCTCCTCCGGGAACTGTCCCGGAGAGGCCGTTCTGTGACAAATCCAGAGTCATCAGCTTCTGCAACCTAAGGCCGAACCCGGGAGGCACGACGCCGGCCAAGTTGTTCATGGACAGGTCAAGAGCCTCCAGCTGCTCCAACCCGAGGAAGGATTCCGAGATGATGCCGCTGAACCCCGAGCCCTGTAGGAACAGTCACCTAAGGCTGCTCATCCCGCCGAGCTCCTGCGGCAGCTCGAAGTCGAGGAACTGGTTCTTGGATAGGTCCAGGAGGTGCAGGCTGGTGAGGTTGCCGAACAACGCCGGGTGGAGCATGCCGGAGAGCAGGTTCTCCCCGAGgtcgatgtcacacccggttttggaaggtaaaccgaatgcgaaccatgtacgtgccaggatcagaaattcacgtacacgacgattacataaatgactcatcatagcacaatgcttcgaataacaatagagtgttagtaataatatgaaagactagagtaatttacataatataatcaaagtacacaggatggaaacgtagccaacgaaaataaacccaccacaggcagctgactaggggaggtcgctagcctaatcctcaaactcatcgaagtcctagaactcttggagatccgcctcgacaccttcttatttacctgagcatagattgcaccaaaggcaacctggtgttttgtgaaaacaagggtgagtacacatcaacgtactcagcaaatgccccgtttggctgaagtggactagctttatgtggggttaagatcaagcagttgcttttagttggtcaggtgtttattattagtggaagccaagttttataatataaccaacccgtgaaccatttcctcatcgaggaaacatcattatcatcatcatacCAAAATCATAACTAGAACCATTGTATATCGAACCAtcggtatctctaatcaaagaggatcccaaggccgctcataaccgtgagcacggctgatatatcagtttcattccctctttagaggtcgcacactttacccacgagtcatgattccctttctgcccgaggaGAGCTAATccacattgaccactacctaggtggcctggtagggtatcactatgtagcctttacaaagactcccctagtacatagttgctcgttaggtttcgctagtcgtacaaatgcagtacaccttcccaaggtgggtgactaacaaaaccaaatctattgaacctctgcaccccacctcggcagagcgagcactacgccccagcccccattgacagcccttccggcaaagccaactacacccccaggttcatctaattattcagctaagggtgtcccattccaccctcatggttgcactgttatcccgggtgatcactccacgaataggtccttacggtgaggtactcagggaaaatggcctgagccccctaaggccctaaagtatcacaagatcatccacataatcaggataacagtatcgtatcataaatgttcacatcatgttcattgattaagttaaggcaataggaaagtgctaaccatgataacccaaaaaggtaaacaaggataaggtaaatacagactagtcaaaccttaagttcataaagtaatgcgggacaataaattataaagtacgtaggacataatgggttagaggacacttgcctttaccAGACAGATGCTCaagggtcttcaaccttgtagaactcgaagagccagatcacttggtcgccaacgcttgatcttcgatccctcgaagctcagaaacggatcgcaatctattcgcgacgcacaacgaatataaacaggcacaaacaaacacatatatgcataagaacattacaccatacaaatacaaacataataaaacatgcaaaactGAAATAGAGCGCATTActatggtcacgcgaggaaaaagaaacgtgACAGTCGGGGTTACGGTCGATAAGTTATCGCGTTAACGTTAAACAAGTATTAACTATAACTTTTAGTTCAACATTATCGAATATAAATATTATACATCAATCAGCTCGATtgatctgctacactaacaaatgacagttaattaaataatttaagtaaaacgagagattctaagcgagatgaATTTATGACGCGTGAAACAACACGACAGTGTACGAACGACGCGCGGATACACGcaacatagcacgctgacgacacactgAAACAGTGCACACATCGAGCGCGAACGAGCACGCCATCACAtgcggaacagcacgcgcgacaggtGAGAAAATTAAATAggtgacacatttatactaaacaCCTATTAAATAAATACAAATAAGTTAAGCTAATATTAGTTGggttaatgtttattataaagCGCGAGATagacactacacatttaatctaatttaAATATTAGACTCTCTTCAACGCATGCCCCCACGCGCCCTCTCCCCTATTACTGTAGCTGGGATAGGGgctacagtacccctctatcccCTTCATCgcgttcctcctcctcctcctcctctcccctcccgATTTCTTCTCTCTCCCGCTAAATGGATGGCGACGCTACGACGGAGAAGTTTCCCGCAGCCGCTTACCTTCCCAGACAAGAGCGCGCGCTCGGAATACTCCGAGGAAGACGCTCGAGGCGATCCGCGGGCGACCCAACCGCCGCCGGAGAAGGTACGCGTCGATCCGCCGTCGCCCGCGAATCGTTTGTCTTCCTCCGGCCAGCGAGCAGCAGTGGGGCTCGTCCACGCTGACTCCGCCGTCAACCTTCGCAGGACCGGCGACCCGGCCGATCCGTGCGAAGACGCCGGCGCCGTTCGTCGCTGTCCGCCGGAACGTTAGGGTTGGGGTCGAGGTCGAAGGGAGGTCATCCATTCGCCGACAGATCTACGCTCAGCCGATCTGCGTCTTTCGAGGTACAAGGTCCAAGGTACGCTTCGTCGCATTGCCAAGGTCTACACCTCGGATTGATCCGGGTTCGTTTCAAACCGTACCTTGGGTTACCATTAGGGTTTACATGTACTTTACCTTGTTTCTGCGCTACGATTTATGTGTTCATCGCCTCCTTTGACTAGTTAGGGTTGCGGTTATGTCCGACATCCGATGCGACAATTGTTTATGTACAAGAACCAAGTTTGATATTGTGGTACACATAGATCTGAACCTATCCTCAATCACGTATTGCTAACTGATCCGTGCTTATGAAGTAAAAAATTGATGCTTCTTTACTATGGTACAAAGGAAACAACATTGAGACTTTAGTGTCATTTGCATATTCCTCATCCTCGTTTACTGATGTTTGTGTAcccaccattttctcccttgcgaaTTGATTTCCAGTCATGTGGATTGAATGTTTTTTGTTCAATGTTGCTGGTAGAGAAATCCATGTTAATGTTCCTAGTATAAGAACTCAGTACCAGTGCCGTTCAATTCCCCAACACAACCCCTTGTTCCTTCCATATCGATTACTTCAAATTGGAGTTAGTTCCTCTGTCTAAGAATTGGACATCTCACCCTTCAATTTTGAGTAGTCTTTCCTTACATGACCAACCGTTGCATGCAACTAACGAAACCTTTACTTATTATGCAGCTTGATAAAATTATTTGATTATTTGACGTCCTCTTCAACTAATTGAGGTTCTAACTCCTTTTTCGctatagtacattgttttttatcAATTGCATAAGTCTGTCTCCATGTTTTCTGTCTGTGCTTTCATGTATTCTGTGCAGCTGTAGCTTATTATATGCAACCATCTGACGTACCAAAGGCACGATACATGTGTAGAAATACTTTACCAGTGCATACTAAAACAACCAACAGTTGTTTGCTAACTGCCATCAGCACATTAGTTTCTTAAATTGAAATATTACTTTTTTATATTGCAACCCACAGATGTTTCCTAAGTGCCATGAACACTTTAATTTCACCAATTAGGAACAAGACTGCCCCTAATTTTTTCATGTATGCACCTTGTCTAGCCAAGGAGGTACTGGTTGAGGATACGAATCAAGATGAGCAGCCATGATGCCAAAGTGCTGCAACACTTGGTCCTCAATCTTGCATCCTCAGTGGAAACTGGTGCTTTCAATATTAGAAGCTTTCTAGAAGAGGCTTTCCGTCATTTGGGTGACGAGCATTACCTTCTCAATGCTCTACTTGCAATTCGAAAGGAGGTAGACCTGATGGAGCAGGACGCACTTGAGAGCAAAGCAAGGTCTGACCCAGAGAAGGAGAGGATGGAggaacaaattaaccttgcgaagCCTGTGAAGCCAGTGCCTAGACAAATTACTTTCACCTCCCCTTCCTCCCCAGAATTGTATGAGGCCAGTGACAATGACTCCTACGACTCCGACAGGTCCACTAGGTATAGCATTTGGAACCTGTAATTGTGGTACGTAGACTATGGTGTTAGTGGTAGTAATGCATcgaaattcaaataagaacttctGTCTTATGTATGTGATGCATGGGTAACCGATGTACGAATGCTCGAACCTTATGTTTACTTTGTATGAACCTTATGTGCAATGGTTCATCCTTATGTGTTCCTTCTCTATGAATCTTATGTGGAATGCTTAATCCTTATGTTGCTTTCGTATGAACCTTTATGTGCAATGCTTCATCATTGTGTTCCTTTTCTATGAACCTTATGTGCAATGCATTACAGTTCATACTTTACAGTACAAGTCTGTTTTGTGTTGTCCAAATTAATGTATTCCTGTATTTCATTCTAGAATGGCTGACAACAACTCAAACACACCTTTTCGACCTACTGGTGCCAGCCCCAATTCAGGTAACCAGTCTTTCCCCCCACCCATGTGGGATCCTCAGATGTGGCAGGGCCAAGGTTTCGACCCAACCCATCCTTCTACATTTACTACTCCTACAAACCATATGAGCAATCCTACCTGGTCCCAGGGAGCTAATGACCCATCTACATATACCTTTCGTAGTCCATGGAACCCATTTTTTGGTATGATCAATCCTGGGGGTCCTCCACCACAACCATCATTCGGTCAACCCCAGTTTGCACCACCCATTCCATGTCCACAGGTTTCTACCCATGTTCCCAACCAGACTGACCCAATTAATTTTGAATCCGAAGCAGAACATAGTGTCCAGGAAGTTAACAGCCCAACCAAACCTTCAGACACACCTATCACATTTAGAAGGACAAAGGAACAGAACTTCAAACCTGATGAAGACCTGTTGCTTTGCAAAACATGGCTAGAGATTAGTAGTGACCCAGTAATTAGCACAGGCCAGAGGAAGGAGGGGTTATGGGCTAGAATTGAGAAAAGGTATAATGAACTTAGAGGTGAGTTTCCAATGAGACTGAATAGGGCCCTGAGCAGCAGGTGGGACAAAATCAGAGATGAAACAGGCAAATTTGCTGGATTCTACTGCTAGAGTCCTAAGGGAAAACCAGAGTGGCCTCACAGATAACGACAAGGTACGATAACATTCATTTGTAATACTCAATGTATGGTCATGGTTTATGTGTACTTACTATTTTTTGAACACTGACAACTGGTTATAAATCTTCTATAGACTTCGAAAGCTGCAACTCTATATGCAACGTCACAGAAAAAGCCTTTTCATTTCATGCATTGCTGGACGCGGCTAAAAAACGAACCAAAATGGGATGCCATGGTTCATGGAAGCCCCTAGGAGAGGCAATGCGGCGACGGAGCCTGTTCGGAGTCTTACACCTACAGGATCTGTTAATGATGTCGAATCTGACGAAGGTGGTTCAAAAGGTAAGAGACCATTAGGACGTGACTCGACCAAAACAAGCAAGGAAGAAGGCTACGTCCAGTTCATCCCAGTCTACTGACTACCTGGCAAGACTCCATGACATTCAGATAGCACGATTGAAGCAAAGTGAAGAAAAATCAGAGCTGAAACAACAGAACATTGAGTTCATGAAAGAAGTTGAACTGAAGAAGTTGGAGGTTCAATCCAAGGAAATAGAAGTGCAGGAAAAAAAGTTGATGATGGAAGACAGGAAGCAAAAGGACGAAGAGCTGAAGAAACTTTATGCTATGGATATGGATGCTTTACCAGAAGAGTTGAGAGCTGTATACATCGCTAGGAGAAAAGGTTTAATCGAGTTTTTCATAAACAATCCTGTCTGAAGAGTACTAATTTATTTGATAAGGTGTTCCTCACCTTTGTATCGGCGAACCTTGGTCCTGTGtgtttggacttgtttgatttggagtcGTTTGAACATTTCATTATTAGTTTCAGAACATGAGCTTGGTTTTTGAACATTGTTTATTGTCATTATATTGATATTCATAATAACGTTTTTTTCATACATGACTTGACGTTTGGCAACATATGGAAATTATTTGTAGTAGATGCATTACACATGACAGTTACCATGACTTATTCACTGATGCCCAAGATACATGACTTGCATTTCTTCAATTAATGACTTAGTTCATGAATCAAATATAACAACATTGTGGAACCACATAATATGGATGAAGGCCTTCAACCCATAGACCCTCGACGTGCCCAAAGGTGTTCTATCAGGTTGTGCTGCAAAGACAAGTATGTGGACTGAGATGTGATGTCCTAACTCGGGATCGTTGGGTAATTCAGAGCGGATATGATTGTTTAGCCACTCGTTGCGGACCTCaggaatattattacaaacttctgggggaccagtggggccaatgAAGTCCACATTTGCTGCACCATCTCCTTCGTCCTcgacaatcatgttgtgcataatAATGCAAGCAGTCATCATCTCTGCGAGGTGATTACGATCCCAACCATAAGCAGGGCCACGTAGAACTACCCACCTGGCCTGCAAAACTCCAAATGCTTGCTCTATGTCCTTTCGACAACTCTCCTGCTTGGCTGTGAAGTGAACCTTTTTTTTCCTCAAAAGCGTGATGAATTGCTTTTACAAAGGTTGGCCAATTTGGATATATGCCATCTGCTAAGTAGTATCCAAAATTGTACGTGGTACCATTAATAGTGAAGTGCACTGGTGGCATCGTCCCATTACGTAACGGATCAAACACTGGCGATCGATGAAGCACGTTGAGATCATTGTTAGTACCAGGCATTCCAAAGAATGCATGCCAAATCCAGAGGTCATACCCAGCGACTGCCTCTAGTATCATTGTTGGCCTCGAATTGCGTCCACAAAACTGTCCGCGCCATGCAGTAGGACAGCTTGCACCATTCCCAATGCATACAATCGATGGAGCCTAGCATACCCGGAAACCCCCTGTCCGCGTTTACACTAAGTATGCGAGCAATGTCGTCGTGGTTAGGGATACGTAGGTATCGTTCGCTAAAGGAAGAGATGATTGCGCGACAGAAACGGATAAGGCAGTCCCTAGCCGTAGTCTGTCCAATCTGTATGTACTCATCGACCGCATCGCTTGGTAACCCGTACGCAAGGATACGCAAAGCAGCACACACTTTTTGCAATGGACCAAGCCCTGCTAAACCAGTTGCATCACATCGTACTGTGAAGTAATCGTCTTCTCGTTGAATAGCACGAAGGATACGTAGAAACAACGGACGATGCATCCGAAACCTAAAAACGAAAACAAAGAAAAAATTAATAAAACGAAGCTCCAAATCAAAGTAAAAACATTACTTAGGAAACGTACCTTCGACGAAAAACATGTGATGGATACACTGGATTAGGTCCGAAGTAGTGGTGCTTGATGAGATTTTCTCCAGCAGCGTGGTCCCTATGGATAACACGGCGAGGCAATGAGGAGCACCGACGACGCGTGCTCGTGTCTCCCAGTACAAGGTGGTCAACATGTTGCCAAAGCAACATGTTGTCGATCTCATCGTCCGAATCATCGGATGACGAAGACAACACTAGGCATTCGCAATGAGTCCATGACAAGCTGAACTAAGACTACGTACTACGTACTTGTGATGGAATGACGGATGATACAGAAGAGACGAGTGTGTAGTTGAGTGGAACATGCCCGCAGGGGTACCTTATTTATAGATGGCTTCGGTGTGTGAAGGAAGCCAGAGGGTCGTGGCTTGCCGTAGAAGCCAGTCGTGTGGTGGAAGCCACTCGTGTCGTGTACAAGAAGAATGCGAATTTCTATTATTTAAAAAACATAAAATTCGACCGTAATTATACTAACGTATTAATACTAATTACGAAGTTTGGTAATTAATTGTGGACCAAGTTATGCCCGTGTACTGTGCAAATAAGAAATAAAAATAAAATTA
This genomic window contains:
- the LOC111591127 gene encoding uncharacterized protein: MTPPRRFHLEPQHPISLSLSLSLTRAHTSAATVAVLHLQPRHRPSPSAPPRRARTVVRRGACVKLLPRDHAAGENLIKHHYFGPNPVYPSHVFRRRFRMHRPLFLRILRAIQREDDYFTVRCDATGLAGLGPLQKVCAALRILAYGLPSDAVDEYIQIGQTTARDCLIRFCRAIISSFSERYLRIPNHDDIARILSVNADRGFPGMLGSIDCMHWEWCKLSYCMARTVLWTQFEANNDTRGSRWV